The sequence ATGCGTACGAGGTTGTTTTCCAGCAGCAGTTCGCACAGCTCCGCTTTGCGTTCGCGGGCAACGCGGACGGCGTCGGTGAGCGTCTGTTCATACGCGATGGCCGATGTCAGCGGCAGGGATCGCCTGATCGCCATACCTCCCAGCGGCAGCGGAAGGTCGGGACCGGCCAGTTCCTGCCAGACATCCCAAAGCTCGCGTTCGACCTCGAGGCTCTCGTCGAAGGTGAGGATGCTCTCGTGGATGAGCACGCCGGCGTCGACGGTGCCGTTCTTGACGGCTTCCTCAATTTCGAGGAAGTTCATGTAAACGATGCGCGCGTCGGGGTAGGCGATGCGGAAGAGCATCGCATTGGTCGTATAGCGGCCGCTCAGCGCCACTTTGAAGCGGCGTTTGAGCTTCTCGCCTTTGCGTTTGATCAGTTTGGGGCCGTACCCCTCTCCGAAGCTGACGGCGGTTCGCAGCAGGGCGTATTCGTCGCGGATGTGTGGATAGAGGGCGAAGCTGATGGCGGTGATGTCGTAGGTGCCCGCCAGGGCCTCGACGTTGAGGGTTTCGATATCGAGGGGGATGTTGTCGAAGGCAACGTCGGGCTGGGTCACCCATCCGAATTTGACGGCATAGTACATAAAGATGTCGTCGGCATCCGGGGAGTGGGCGATCAGCATTTTTTTCATTAAAGACCCTCGTGTTTTATTACGCCCATTTTAGCCAATGCGCGCTAAAATGCCGGAACGAATCAGACCTGAAAATATGACAGTTTGAAATAATATTTCTAACAAATTTCATATTGTCATAAAATGATCCAAAACGACTAAAGGGTTGTACGCACATGGACGCAAACAAGCAAAAATCACTCGAACTGGCGCTGAAACAGATTGACAAGGCATTCGGCAAGGGGACGCTGATGCGTCTGGGGGACAAGGAGATCGAGCCGATCAGCGCGATCAGTACAGGCTCCATCGGGCTGGACCTTGCCCTGGGGATCAACGGGGTCCCGGAAGGACGGGTCGTCGAGATCTACGGACCGGAGAGCTCGGGGAAAACGACCCTGGCCCTGCAGATCACGTCCGAGGCGCAGAAAAAAGGGGGGATCTGCGCCTTCATCGATGCCGAGCACGCGCTGGATATCGGGTATGCGAAAAACCTCGGTGTCGACGTTGAGAACCTGCTCGTCTCCCAGCCCGATTACGGTGAGCAGGCCCTCGATATCGTCGAGACGCTTGCCCGTTCGGGGGCGGTCGACCTGATCGTCGTCGACTCCGTTGCGGCACTGACGCCGAAGGTGGAAATAGAGGGGGAGATGAACGACCAGCAGGTCGGTGTCCAGGCACGTCTGATGTCCAAGGCGCTGCGGAAGATTACGGGCGTACTGCACAAGATGAACACGACGATCATCTTCATCAACCAGATCCGGATGAAGATCGGTACGATGGGGTACGGTTCACCGGAGACGACGACAGGGGGGAATGCCCTCAAGTTCTATGCTTCCGTGCGCATCGATGTCCGTAAAATCGCGACCCTGAAGCAGGGCGAAAGCCAGATCGGAAACCGTGTCAAAGCGAAGGTCATCAAGAATAAAGTGGCCCCGCCGTTTCGCCAGGCGGAGTTCGATATCATGTTCGGTGAGGGGATCTCCAAAGAGGGCGAATTGGTGGATTATGGGGTAAAACTTGATATAATTGATAAGAGCGGAGCGTGGTTCAGCTACGAAGATGTCAAACTGGGTCAGGGGCGTGAAAACGTCAAGCAAAAGTTTAAAGAGGAACCGGCGCTCGCCATTGAAATCGAGAACAAGATACGTAATGCCATGGGCATGAGCAATATCATGCAGATGGACGAAACCGAAATGAATGAGGTAGATGAATGATTTATATCGATAATGTAACGGCAATGGAGGTGATGGATTCGCGCGGGAATCCGACAGTCAAAGCGACAGTAGAGCTGAGCGACGGCACGGTAGCAAGCGCGATCGTACCGAGCGGTGCCAGTACGGGGAAACGCGAAGCGCTGGAACTGCGCGACGGCGGCGACCGCTACATGGGCAAAGGCGTTCTCACCGCGGTTGAAAACGTCAACACCCAGATTGCCGACGCCATTATCGGTCTGAGCCCGTTCAACCAGGCAATGGTCGATGCCGAGATGAAAGCACTGGACGGGACGGACAACTACTCCAACCTCGGCGCGAACGCGGTCCTCGGCGTCTCCATGGCCATCGCACGCGCTGCGGCGGACAGCCTCGGTATGCCGCTCTACCGCTACCTCGGCGGTGCCAATGCCATGGTCATGCCGGTGCCGATGCTCAACATCATCAACGGCGGTTCCCATGCCGACAACTCCGTAGACTTCCAGGAGTACATGATCATGCCGGTCGGCTTCGAAGATTTCGCCGAGGCGCTGCGGGCGTCTGCCGAGGTTTATCACAATCTCAAGAAGATTCTCAAAGACGCCAACCACAACACGGCGCTCGGCGACGAGGGCGGCTTTGCGCCGGATCTCTCCTCCAACGAGGAGCCGATCCAGGTGATCATGCAGGCGATCGAAAAAGCAGGCTACAAACCGGGTGACGATATCGCGATCGCACTCGACGTCGCGAGCTCCGAGCTGGTCGTCGAAGGCGGTTACCGCCTCGAGTCCGAGAACCGTACCGTCACCTCCGAAGAGCTTGTCGCCTACTATGAAGACCTCTGCAGCAA is a genomic window of Sulfurimonas sp. HSL1-2 containing:
- the recA gene encoding recombinase RecA, whose protein sequence is MDANKQKSLELALKQIDKAFGKGTLMRLGDKEIEPISAISTGSIGLDLALGINGVPEGRVVEIYGPESSGKTTLALQITSEAQKKGGICAFIDAEHALDIGYAKNLGVDVENLLVSQPDYGEQALDIVETLARSGAVDLIVVDSVAALTPKVEIEGEMNDQQVGVQARLMSKALRKITGVLHKMNTTIIFINQIRMKIGTMGYGSPETTTGGNALKFYASVRIDVRKIATLKQGESQIGNRVKAKVIKNKVAPPFRQAEFDIMFGEGISKEGELVDYGVKLDIIDKSGAWFSYEDVKLGQGRENVKQKFKEEPALAIEIENKIRNAMGMSNIMQMDETEMNEVDE
- a CDS encoding MqnA/MqnD/SBP family protein, producing the protein MKKMLIAHSPDADDIFMYYAVKFGWVTQPDVAFDNIPLDIETLNVEALAGTYDITAISFALYPHIRDEYALLRTAVSFGEGYGPKLIKRKGEKLKRRFKVALSGRYTTNAMLFRIAYPDARIVYMNFLEIEEAVKNGTVDAGVLIHESILTFDESLEVERELWDVWQELAGPDLPLPLGGMAIRRSLPLTSAIAYEQTLTDAVRVARERKAELCELLLENNLVRIDAPTLDRYLELYANDDSVELSPLQYQAIDKLYELGFKHGFYDAPIRAEEYTIPREYLDYRHS
- the eno gene encoding phosphopyruvate hydratase, producing MIYIDNVTAMEVMDSRGNPTVKATVELSDGTVASAIVPSGASTGKREALELRDGGDRYMGKGVLTAVENVNTQIADAIIGLSPFNQAMVDAEMKALDGTDNYSNLGANAVLGVSMAIARAAADSLGMPLYRYLGGANAMVMPVPMLNIINGGSHADNSVDFQEYMIMPVGFEDFAEALRASAEVYHNLKKILKDANHNTALGDEGGFAPDLSSNEEPIQVIMQAIEKAGYKPGDDIAIALDVASSELVVEGGYRLESENRTVTSEELVAYYEDLCSKYPIVSIEDGLSEDDWEGWKVLTAKLGDKVQLVGDDLFVTNANILAQGIEKGIGNAILIKPNQIGSVSETMLTVRLAQRNGYKCVMSHRSGESEDAFIADFAVALNCGEIKTGSTARGERTAKYNRLLEIENELVYGEYLGAALFS